One window from the genome of Pempheris klunzingeri isolate RE-2024b chromosome 7, fPemKlu1.hap1, whole genome shotgun sequence encodes:
- the LOC139203415 gene encoding gamma-crystallin M2-like: MTSTGMNMMSKIIFYEDRNFQGRSYECMSDCPDMSSYMSRCHSCRVERGCFMVYNRTNYMGNQYFMRRGEYADYMSMMGMSDCIRSCRMIPMYRGSYRMRIYERENFGGQMYELMDDCDSIMDRYRMSNCMSCNVMDGHWLMYEQPHYRGRMMYMRPGEYRNFMHFGSGMRFMSMRRINDSCY, from the exons ATGACTTCCACTGGAATGAACATGATGAGCAAG atcaTCTTCTACGAGGACAGGAACTTCCAGGGTCGTTCCTATGAGTGCATGAGCGACTGCCCAGACATGTCCTCCTACATGAGCAGGTGCCACTCCTGCAGGGTGGAGAGAGGTTGCTTCATGGTGTACAACCGCACCAACTACATGGGCAACCAGTACTTCATGAGGAGGGGCGAGTACGCCGACTACATGAGCATGATGGGCATGAGCGACTGCATCAGGTCCTGCCGTATGATCCCCATG TACAGGGGATCCTACAGGATGAGGATCTACGAGAGGGAGAACTTCGGCGGTCAGATGTATGAGCTGATGGACGactgtgacagcatcatggaccGTTACCGCATGTCCAACTGCATGTCCTGCAACGTGATGGACGGCCACTGGCTGATGTACGAGCAGCCCCACTACAGAGGCAGGATGATGTACATGAGGCCCGGCGAGTACAGGAACTTCATGCACTTCGGAAGTGGCATGAGGTTCATGAGCATGAGGCGCATCAACGATTCCTGCTATTAG